In Nocardioides marinus, one DNA window encodes the following:
- a CDS encoding DUF3105 domain-containing protein, with the protein MSRGSRLAVLAVALLGVLFVMTAATVLPQVAERLRPEPVDLTLDAVEVFEDLPTTHTDEAVEYPTEPPVGGPHAGEWLDCGTYDEQVPAENLVHDLEHGTVVIAHDPDLGADDVARLAELLPQNGILTPWVGLDAPVVVVVWERRLALTGADDPRLELFIAELGNGETAPEPRASCAGGIEPPRDPGLTQV; encoded by the coding sequence GTGAGCCGTGGCTCGCGCCTGGCGGTGCTGGCGGTCGCGCTCCTGGGCGTGCTGTTCGTCATGACCGCGGCGACGGTGCTGCCTCAGGTGGCCGAGCGGTTGCGTCCGGAGCCCGTGGACCTCACGCTCGACGCCGTCGAGGTCTTCGAGGACCTGCCGACGACGCACACCGACGAGGCCGTGGAGTACCCCACCGAGCCGCCCGTGGGTGGCCCGCACGCCGGGGAGTGGCTCGACTGCGGCACGTACGACGAGCAGGTGCCCGCCGAGAACCTCGTGCACGACCTCGAGCACGGCACCGTCGTCATCGCGCACGACCCGGACCTCGGTGCTGACGACGTCGCCCGCCTGGCCGAGCTGCTCCCGCAGAACGGCATCCTCACGCCCTGGGTCGGCCTGGACGCGCCCGTCGTCGTGGTGGTCTGGGAGCGGCGACTGGCACTGACCGGGGCCGACGACCCGCGCCTGGAGCTGTTCATCGCCGAGCTGGGGAACGGCGAGACCGCGCCCGAGCCGCGGGCGTCCTGTGCGGGCGGCATCGAGCCGCCCCGCGACCCGGGGCTCACCCAGGTCTGA
- a CDS encoding M3 family metallopeptidase, producing MPNHSAPSAGDLQPVTLPAVEDLDGWNAFLDEQVLGGLERTKGLVDVLRGSAPGDPATLPRWNDVHVVLGNAFAVAGLLSQVHPDAALRERAEGYEQQLHELRTALMLDPEVYAVLEAAPTEGLPDGADRVLEDALLAFRRSGVDRDEKTRNRLRELSARGSDLGQAFSRNIRDGAGETRVPASALAGLPADYVESHPVAEDGTVTITTGYPDTNPFLMFSADREARHAVMHTFLNIGWPDNDPVLHDLLAVRDEQARLLGYDSWPDYDAEVKMIGTGAAVAEFVDRVARDATASAERDAAVLLERARQDHPELERLDVADARYYGEVVRREQYDVDGQTVRGYFESGRVRQGLLDVTGRLFGLEYLPVDAPSWHAEVASYDVVLVETGERLGRIHLDLHPRPGKYNHAAQFDLVRGVAGRQLPEGVLVCNFGRTRMDHSEVVTLFHEFGHLLHHVLAGRHPWVRFSGVATEWDFVEAPSQMLEEWAWDHGVLAGFAVDADGTPIPEALVDRMRAAEEFGKGYYARTQMYYAAVSYHFHAELPADLAARSRELSERYAVWGQVPDTHFHCGFGHLEGYGSGYYTYMWSLVIAKDLFSAFDAGDLFAPDVARRYRDTVLAAGGSRDAADLVEEFLGRPYDNRAFTAWLES from the coding sequence GTGCCGAACCACAGCGCGCCCTCCGCGGGCGACCTCCAGCCCGTGACCCTGCCCGCCGTGGAGGACCTCGACGGCTGGAACGCCTTCCTCGACGAGCAGGTCCTCGGCGGGCTGGAGCGCACGAAGGGCCTCGTCGACGTGCTGCGCGGCAGCGCACCCGGCGACCCGGCGACCCTGCCGCGCTGGAACGACGTGCACGTCGTCCTCGGCAACGCCTTCGCCGTCGCCGGCCTGCTCTCCCAGGTGCACCCCGACGCCGCGCTGCGCGAGCGGGCCGAGGGCTACGAGCAGCAGCTCCACGAGCTGCGCACCGCCCTCATGCTCGACCCGGAGGTGTACGCCGTGCTCGAGGCCGCCCCCACCGAGGGGCTGCCCGACGGCGCGGACCGCGTCCTCGAGGACGCGCTGCTCGCCTTCCGTCGCAGCGGGGTGGACCGCGACGAGAAGACCCGCAACCGGCTGCGTGAGCTCTCCGCACGCGGCTCGGACCTCGGGCAGGCGTTCTCGCGCAACATCCGCGACGGGGCCGGCGAGACCCGGGTGCCGGCCAGCGCGCTGGCGGGGCTGCCGGCCGACTACGTCGAGTCGCACCCGGTGGCCGAGGACGGCACCGTCACGATCACGACCGGCTACCCCGACACCAACCCGTTCCTGATGTTCTCCGCCGACCGCGAGGCACGGCACGCGGTGATGCACACGTTCCTCAACATCGGCTGGCCCGACAACGACCCCGTCCTGCACGACCTGCTCGCGGTCCGCGACGAGCAGGCCAGGCTCCTGGGCTACGACTCCTGGCCCGACTACGACGCCGAGGTCAAGATGATCGGTACCGGGGCGGCCGTCGCCGAGTTCGTCGACCGGGTCGCCCGCGACGCCACCGCCAGCGCCGAGCGCGACGCGGCGGTGCTGCTCGAGCGCGCCCGGCAGGACCACCCCGAGCTCGAGCGGCTCGACGTGGCCGACGCCCGCTACTACGGCGAGGTCGTGCGCCGCGAGCAGTACGACGTCGACGGCCAGACGGTGCGCGGCTACTTCGAGTCCGGGCGGGTCCGCCAGGGCCTGCTCGACGTGACGGGCCGGCTCTTCGGCCTGGAGTACCTCCCGGTCGATGCGCCCTCCTGGCACGCCGAGGTGGCGTCGTACGACGTGGTGCTGGTGGAGACCGGCGAGCGGCTGGGCCGGATCCACCTCGACCTGCACCCGCGACCGGGCAAGTACAACCACGCCGCCCAGTTCGACCTCGTGCGTGGCGTCGCCGGCCGGCAGCTGCCCGAAGGCGTGCTCGTGTGCAACTTCGGCCGGACCCGGATGGACCACTCCGAGGTGGTGACGCTGTTCCACGAGTTCGGCCACCTGCTGCACCACGTGCTGGCCGGGCGGCACCCGTGGGTGCGCTTCTCCGGGGTCGCGACCGAGTGGGACTTCGTCGAGGCGCCGAGCCAGATGCTGGAGGAGTGGGCCTGGGACCACGGCGTGCTCGCGGGCTTCGCCGTCGACGCCGACGGCACCCCGATCCCGGAAGCGCTGGTGGACCGGATGCGCGCGGCCGAGGAGTTCGGCAAGGGCTACTACGCCCGCACGCAGATGTACTACGCGGCGGTCTCGTACCACTTCCACGCCGAGCTGCCGGCGGACCTGGCGGCCCGCTCCCGGGAGCTGTCGGAGCGCTACGCGGTGTGGGGGCAGGTGCCGGACACCCACTTCCACTGCGGCTTCGGCCACCTGGAGGGCTACGGCTCGGGCTACTACACCTACATGTGGAGCCTGGTCATCGCCAAGGACCTCTTCTCCGCCTTCGACGCGGGCGACCTGTTCGCCCCCGACGTGGCGCGGCGCTACCGCGACACCGTGCTGGCCGCCGGCGGCAGCCGCGACGCCGCCGACCTCGTCGAGGAGTTCCTGGGGCGTCCCTACGACAACCGGGCGTTCACGGCCTGGCTGGAGTCCTGA
- a CDS encoding NUDIX domain-containing protein — translation MHRFACVVLVDRHGRLLLQERDEHPVIDPEKWGMCGGHLEPGEDPLTGAVRELEEETGVLLAPEDLTLVEVATVFHAAYDSHDELSFYAAAVDLTDDDVVCGEGRQIVFVEAGRVLDLDLTGSARQVLPGFLSGPVYSRLCA, via the coding sequence ATGCACCGATTCGCCTGCGTCGTCCTCGTCGACCGCCACGGACGCCTGCTGCTCCAGGAGCGCGACGAGCACCCGGTGATCGACCCCGAGAAGTGGGGGATGTGCGGCGGGCACCTCGAGCCCGGCGAGGACCCCCTGACCGGGGCGGTGCGTGAGCTGGAGGAGGAGACCGGTGTCCTCCTGGCACCGGAGGACCTCACGCTCGTCGAGGTCGCCACGGTCTTCCACGCCGCCTACGACTCCCACGACGAGCTGTCGTTCTACGCCGCGGCCGTCGACCTGACCGACGACGACGTCGTGTGCGGGGAGGGCCGGCAGATCGTCTTCGTCGAGGCAGGTCGCGTCCTCGACCTGGACCTCACCGGGTCGGCGCGCCAGGTGCTGCCGGGGTTCCTCTCCGGCCCGGTCTACAGCAGGCTGTGCGCGTGA
- a CDS encoding SMP-30/gluconolactonase/LRE family protein — protein sequence MSTPVTVHRVHHDGAEDVVVATAGRHEGSVYTGTVDGAVLRVRPDGSVEQVGDTGGRPLGLEIDPEGRLLVCDAHRGLLRMDPDTGAVERLLAEVDGTAMVFCNNAAIGSDGTIWFSDSSRHYGIERWKDDFVQDTRSGRLLRLTPDGTVETVIDGLAFANGVALAADESFVVVAETRARTLVRRWLTGDRAGTRDLLAGDLPGYPDNIARGSDGLVWVSIASPVDRVVERLGSAPMWARRAVTRIPERLQPKPAHTCRVQAYDDHGRLVHDLDLDTPDFHMVTGVREHEGRVWLGSLHEPAVAVVDL from the coding sequence GTGAGCACACCAGTCACCGTCCACCGGGTCCACCACGACGGCGCCGAGGACGTCGTGGTCGCCACCGCCGGGCGCCACGAGGGCTCGGTCTACACCGGCACCGTCGACGGCGCGGTGCTGCGGGTGCGGCCCGACGGCTCCGTCGAGCAGGTCGGCGACACCGGCGGACGCCCGCTCGGCCTCGAGATCGACCCCGAGGGGCGGCTGCTGGTCTGCGACGCCCACCGCGGCCTGCTGCGGATGGACCCCGACACCGGCGCCGTCGAGCGGCTGCTCGCCGAGGTCGACGGCACCGCGATGGTCTTCTGCAACAACGCGGCCATCGGATCCGACGGGACGATCTGGTTCTCCGACTCCTCGCGCCACTACGGCATCGAGCGCTGGAAGGACGACTTCGTCCAGGACACCCGCTCCGGCCGGCTGCTGCGCCTGACCCCCGACGGCACCGTCGAGACGGTGATCGACGGCCTGGCCTTCGCCAACGGCGTCGCCCTGGCCGCCGACGAGTCGTTCGTCGTCGTCGCGGAGACCCGCGCCCGCACCCTCGTACGCCGCTGGCTGACCGGGGACCGCGCCGGCACCCGCGACCTGCTGGCCGGTGACCTGCCCGGCTACCCCGACAACATCGCCCGGGGCAGCGACGGGCTGGTCTGGGTCAGCATCGCCAGCCCCGTCGACCGGGTGGTCGAGCGGCTCGGCAGTGCGCCGATGTGGGCACGCAGGGCGGTGACCCGCATCCCCGAGCGGCTCCAGCCCAAGCCGGCCCACACCTGCCGCGTGCAGGCCTACGACGACCACGGCCGCCTCGTGCACGACCTCGACCTCGACACGCCCGACTTCCACATGGTCACCGGTGTGCGTGAGCACGAGGGGCGGGTCTGGCTGGGCAGCCTGCACGAGCCCGCCGTCGCCGTCGTGGACCTGTGA
- a CDS encoding YjbQ family protein yields MDSETFTVRTGSADVVLDLTDRAQAWCRGRGDGLLHVFVPHATAGLAVLETGAGSDDDLLAALGDLLPADDRWRHRHGTPGHGRSHVMPALVPPYATLPVLDGRLALGTWQSLCLVDLNVDNHEREVRFSFLAG; encoded by the coding sequence ATGGACTCCGAGACCTTCACCGTGCGCACGGGCTCCGCCGACGTGGTGCTCGACCTGACCGATCGCGCGCAGGCGTGGTGCCGTGGCCGTGGGGACGGACTGCTCCACGTGTTCGTGCCGCACGCGACCGCCGGGCTGGCGGTCCTCGAGACCGGAGCCGGCAGCGACGACGACCTGCTCGCCGCGCTGGGGGACCTGCTGCCCGCCGACGACCGCTGGCGGCACCGGCACGGCACCCCCGGCCACGGCCGGTCGCACGTGATGCCGGCGCTGGTCCCGCCGTACGCCACCCTCCCCGTCCTCGACGGCCGGCTCGCCCTCGGCACCTGGCAGAGCCTGTGCCTGGTCGACCTCAACGTCGACAACCACGAGCGAGAGGTGCGGTTCTCGTTCCTGGCCGGTTGA
- the dxs gene encoding 1-deoxy-D-xylulose-5-phosphate synthase, translated as MGVLETVTGPRDLQGLSDDDLTLLASEIRDLLIRTVATNSGHLGPNLGVVELTLAVHRVFDSPRDRIVFDTGHQSYVHKLLTGRVESFGTLRREGGLSGYPSQEESEHDIVENSHASTALSYADGLAKAYRIRGEDRHAVAIIGDGALTGGMAWEALNNIAIAKDSRLVIVVNDNGRSYTPTIGGLATALSSLRTDPRYEHVLDAVKKRLNSVPGVGPAAYDALHAMKKGLKDALAPQGLFEDLGLKYVGPVDGHDRAAMETALTQAKRFGGPVIVHALTRKGYGYDPAERHEADQFHAPGPFDVQTGAEKPKGRIWTDHFSEAMVDLGHRRKDVVAITAAMMHPVGLDAFERHFPERTFDVGIAEQHAATSAAGLAMGGLHPVVAVYATFLNRAFDQVLMDCALHRCGVTFVLDRSGVTGDDGASHNGMWDMSILQVVPGLRLAAPRDTTRLRELLDEAVLVDDAPTVVRFPKGAPPADVEAVDRAGGCDVLVRSGAKDVLVVAVGSMATTAVDVAERLTAQGIGVTVVDPRWVKPVDPALIELAREHRLVVSVEDNGVQGGCGAALLQALVAAEVRTPVRLHGIPQEFLGHAKRDVILDRIGLTAQHLARGIVEAMADDALPDLDAVERRS; from the coding sequence ATGGGAGTGCTGGAGACGGTCACGGGACCCCGTGACCTCCAGGGACTCAGCGACGACGACCTCACGCTCCTGGCGAGTGAGATCCGCGACCTGCTCATCCGCACGGTCGCCACCAACAGCGGCCACCTCGGGCCCAACCTGGGGGTCGTGGAGCTGACGCTGGCCGTGCACCGGGTCTTCGACTCCCCGCGCGACCGGATCGTCTTCGACACCGGGCACCAGTCCTACGTCCACAAGCTGCTGACCGGCCGCGTGGAGTCCTTCGGCACCCTGCGCCGCGAGGGCGGGCTCTCGGGCTACCCGAGCCAGGAGGAGTCCGAGCACGACATCGTGGAGAACTCCCACGCCTCGACCGCGCTGTCCTACGCCGACGGCCTGGCCAAGGCCTACCGCATCCGCGGCGAGGACCGCCACGCCGTCGCGATCATCGGCGACGGCGCGCTGACCGGCGGCATGGCCTGGGAGGCGCTCAACAACATCGCCATCGCCAAGGACAGCCGGCTGGTGATCGTCGTCAACGACAACGGCCGCTCCTACACCCCGACCATCGGCGGCCTGGCCACCGCGCTGTCGAGCCTGCGCACCGACCCGCGCTACGAGCACGTCCTCGACGCGGTCAAGAAGCGGCTCAACTCCGTCCCCGGCGTCGGCCCGGCGGCCTACGACGCGCTGCACGCGATGAAGAAGGGGCTCAAGGACGCCCTCGCCCCGCAGGGCCTCTTCGAGGACCTCGGCCTGAAGTACGTCGGCCCCGTCGACGGCCACGACCGTGCCGCGATGGAGACCGCGCTGACCCAGGCCAAGCGCTTCGGCGGGCCGGTCATCGTGCACGCACTGACCCGCAAGGGCTACGGCTACGACCCCGCCGAGCGGCACGAGGCCGACCAGTTCCACGCGCCGGGCCCCTTCGACGTCCAGACCGGCGCGGAGAAGCCGAAGGGCCGCATCTGGACCGACCACTTCTCCGAGGCGATGGTCGACCTCGGCCACCGGCGCAAGGACGTCGTGGCGATCACCGCCGCGATGATGCACCCGGTCGGTCTCGACGCCTTCGAGCGGCACTTCCCCGAGCGCACCTTCGACGTCGGCATCGCCGAGCAGCACGCCGCCACCTCGGCGGCCGGCCTGGCGATGGGCGGCCTGCACCCCGTGGTGGCCGTCTACGCGACCTTCCTCAACCGGGCCTTCGACCAGGTCCTCATGGACTGCGCGCTGCACCGCTGCGGCGTCACCTTCGTCCTGGACCGCTCCGGGGTGACCGGCGACGACGGTGCCAGCCACAACGGCATGTGGGACATGTCGATCCTCCAGGTGGTCCCCGGGCTGCGGCTCGCGGCCCCGCGCGACACCACCCGACTGCGCGAGCTGCTCGACGAGGCCGTCCTGGTCGACGACGCCCCGACCGTGGTCCGCTTCCCCAAGGGCGCGCCGCCCGCCGACGTCGAGGCCGTGGACCGTGCCGGAGGGTGCGACGTGCTGGTCCGCTCCGGCGCCAAGGACGTGCTGGTCGTCGCCGTCGGGTCGATGGCCACGACCGCCGTCGACGTCGCCGAGCGGCTCACCGCCCAGGGCATCGGCGTCACCGTCGTCGACCCCCGCTGGGTCAAGCCGGTGGATCCGGCGCTCATCGAGCTGGCCCGGGAGCACCGGCTCGTCGTGAGCGTCGAGGACAACGGCGTGCAGGGCGGGTGCGGCGCGGCGCTGCTGCAGGCGCTGGTCGCCGCGGAGGTCCGCACCCCGGTGCGGCTGCACGGCATCCCGCAGGAGTTCCTGGGGCACGCCAAGCGCGACGTGATCCTCGACCGGATCGGGCTCACCGCCCAGCACCTCGCCCGGGGCATCGTCGAGGCCATGGCCGACGACGCGCTCCCCGACCTCGACGCCGTTGAACGGCGAAGCTGA
- a CDS encoding GNAT family N-acetyltransferase has product MEVLSLAWRTDLALLAQSGSEVEHHPAYVVVRTPGNPTFRWGNFVLLRRTPLLRDLPGLADRVEALLPGLGHHAVGIDDPAAGREDVERLRRPGWRVAVDAVLTADAVLPPRREQRSAVVRALVGDADWAQKVALDLACAEGAGPDHDVFATRRAAAERATVEAGHGAWFGAFDGERLLAGLGIFRAGDGLARFQTVQTHPEARRRGLAQALLHHAGAHALGELGARRLVLVADPDHHALDLYLGAGFVRTESQVSAEGLRTPARP; this is encoded by the coding sequence GTGGAGGTCCTGTCCCTGGCGTGGCGCACCGACCTGGCGCTGCTCGCGCAGTCGGGCAGCGAGGTCGAGCACCACCCGGCGTACGTCGTCGTGCGCACGCCGGGCAACCCGACCTTCCGCTGGGGCAACTTCGTCCTCCTGCGCCGCACTCCCCTGCTGCGCGACCTGCCCGGCCTGGCCGACCGGGTCGAGGCCCTGCTGCCGGGGCTGGGCCACCACGCCGTCGGCATCGACGACCCCGCCGCCGGGCGGGAGGACGTCGAGCGGTTGCGCCGGCCGGGGTGGCGGGTGGCCGTCGACGCCGTGCTCACCGCCGACGCGGTGCTGCCCCCACGACGCGAGCAGCGCAGCGCGGTCGTGCGGGCGCTGGTCGGTGACGCGGACTGGGCACAGAAGGTCGCGCTGGACCTCGCCTGCGCGGAGGGCGCCGGTCCCGACCACGACGTCTTCGCGACCCGCCGGGCCGCAGCCGAGCGCGCCACGGTGGAGGCCGGCCACGGCGCCTGGTTCGGCGCGTTCGACGGCGAGCGACTCCTGGCCGGTCTCGGGATCTTCCGTGCCGGGGACGGGCTGGCGCGCTTCCAGACCGTGCAGACCCACCCCGAGGCCCGGCGCCGTGGCCTGGCGCAGGCCCTGCTGCACCACGCCGGCGCGCACGCGCTGGGCGAGCTCGGTGCCCGACGGCTGGTGCTGGTGGCCGATCCCGACCACCACGCGCTCGACCTCTACCTCGGCGCCGGGTTCGTCCGCACCGAGAGCCAGGTCAGCGCCGAGGGCCTCAGGACTCCAGCCAGGCCGTGA
- a CDS encoding aconitate hydratase AcnA, whose product MGSKNSFGAKSTLDVNGASYEIFRLDKVTGEGLDVESLPFSLKVLLENLLRTEDGADITAEDIKALAGWDASADPDKEIQFTPARVIMQDFTGVPCVVDLATMREAMADLGGDATKINPLAPAEMVIDHSVMADVFGTPEAFERNVEIEYERNRERYQFLRWGQGAFDDFKVVPPGTGIVHQVNIEHLARTVFTREVDGELLAYPDTCVGTDSHTTMVNGIGVVGWGVGGIEAEAAMLGQPVSMLIPRVVGFKLSGELPEGSTATDLVLTITEMVRKHGVVGKFVEFYGPGVSALPLANRATIGNMSPEFGSTIAVFPIDDQTVDYLRLTGRSEEQIALVETYAKEQGLWLDPDAEPRYSEKLELDLSTVVPSLAGPKRPQDRIEVTKAKEGFRAALADYVDADAQQTQGYDESVEETFPASDPATSNGGGEAAPPKDWASAAPKDGGRPSTPVEVTLEDGTQFTLDHGAVTIASITSCTNTSNPSVMIGAALLAKKAVEKGLARKPWVKTTLAPGSQVVSDYYEKAGLTPYLDKLGFNLVGYGCVTCIGNSGPLIPEVSAAVNEHDLAVVSVLSGNRNFEGRISPDIKMNYLASPPLVVAYALAGSMDVDLFNDSLGTDTEGNEVYLKDIWPSPQEVEETIAQAINKEMFSSSYADVFKGDERWRSLPTPEGNTFTWDEDSTYVRKAPYFDGMPEEPTPVTDIEGARVLLKLGDSVTTDHISPAGAIKKDSPAGRYLAEHGVEQRDFNSYGSRRGNHEVMIRGTFANIRLRNQLAPGTEGGVTRDFTADGEVTSVFEASEHYIEAGIPLVVLAGKEYGSGSSRDWAAKGTALLGVKAVIAESFERIHRSNLIGMGVIPLQFPEGETAESLGLTGEEEFTITGITALNEGKTPKTLSVKAGDVEFDAVVRIDTPGEANYYRNGGIMQYVLRSLLKG is encoded by the coding sequence GTGGGTAGCAAGAACAGCTTCGGTGCCAAGAGCACCCTGGACGTCAACGGGGCGTCCTACGAGATCTTCCGTCTCGACAAGGTGACCGGTGAGGGCCTCGACGTCGAGAGCCTGCCGTTCAGCCTCAAGGTCCTGCTGGAGAACCTCCTGCGCACCGAGGACGGTGCCGACATCACCGCCGAGGACATCAAGGCCCTCGCCGGGTGGGACGCGAGCGCGGACCCCGACAAGGAGATCCAGTTCACGCCGGCGCGCGTGATCATGCAGGACTTCACCGGCGTCCCCTGCGTCGTCGACCTCGCCACGATGCGCGAGGCGATGGCCGACCTCGGCGGCGACGCCACGAAGATCAACCCGCTCGCGCCCGCCGAGATGGTCATCGACCACTCGGTGATGGCCGACGTCTTCGGCACCCCCGAGGCCTTCGAGCGCAACGTCGAGATCGAGTACGAGCGCAACCGCGAGCGCTACCAGTTCCTGCGCTGGGGCCAGGGGGCCTTCGACGACTTCAAGGTCGTCCCGCCGGGCACCGGCATCGTGCACCAGGTCAACATCGAGCACCTCGCTCGCACCGTCTTCACCCGCGAGGTCGACGGCGAGCTGCTGGCCTACCCCGACACCTGCGTCGGCACCGACTCCCACACCACGATGGTCAACGGCATCGGCGTGGTCGGCTGGGGCGTCGGCGGCATCGAGGCCGAGGCGGCCATGCTCGGCCAGCCGGTCTCCATGCTCATCCCGCGCGTGGTCGGCTTCAAGCTCTCCGGCGAGCTGCCCGAGGGCTCGACCGCCACCGACCTGGTGCTCACCATCACCGAGATGGTCCGCAAGCACGGCGTGGTCGGGAAGTTCGTGGAGTTCTACGGCCCCGGCGTCTCCGCGCTGCCGCTGGCCAACCGCGCCACGATCGGCAACATGAGCCCGGAGTTCGGCTCGACCATCGCGGTCTTCCCGATCGACGACCAGACCGTCGACTACCTGCGCCTGACCGGTCGCTCCGAGGAGCAGATCGCCCTCGTCGAGACCTACGCCAAGGAGCAGGGCCTCTGGCTCGACCCCGACGCCGAGCCGCGCTACTCCGAGAAGCTCGAGCTCGACCTCTCCACGGTCGTGCCCTCGCTGGCCGGTCCCAAGCGTCCCCAGGACCGCATCGAGGTCACCAAGGCCAAGGAGGGCTTCCGTGCCGCCCTGGCCGACTACGTCGACGCCGACGCCCAGCAGACCCAGGGCTACGACGAGTCCGTCGAGGAGACCTTCCCGGCCTCCGACCCCGCCACCAGCAACGGCGGCGGCGAGGCGGCTCCGCCGAAGGACTGGGCCTCCGCTGCGCCCAAGGACGGCGGTCGCCCCTCGACCCCCGTCGAGGTGACCCTCGAGGACGGCACCCAGTTCACCCTCGACCACGGTGCGGTGACGATCGCCTCGATCACCTCCTGCACCAACACCTCCAACCCCTCGGTCATGATCGGCGCCGCGCTGCTGGCCAAGAAGGCCGTGGAGAAGGGCCTGGCCCGCAAGCCGTGGGTCAAGACCACGCTGGCGCCCGGCTCGCAGGTCGTCTCGGACTACTACGAGAAGGCCGGCCTCACGCCGTACCTCGACAAGCTGGGGTTCAACCTCGTCGGCTACGGCTGCGTGACCTGCATCGGCAACTCCGGCCCGCTCATCCCCGAGGTCTCCGCCGCGGTCAACGAGCACGACCTCGCGGTCGTCTCGGTGCTCTCGGGCAACCGGAACTTCGAGGGCCGCATCAGCCCCGACATCAAGATGAACTACCTGGCCTCCCCGCCGCTGGTCGTTGCCTACGCGCTGGCCGGCTCGATGGACGTCGACCTGTTCAACGACTCCCTGGGCACCGACACCGAGGGCAACGAGGTCTACCTCAAGGACATCTGGCCCTCGCCGCAGGAGGTCGAGGAGACCATCGCCCAGGCGATCAACAAGGAGATGTTCTCCTCCTCCTACGCCGACGTCTTCAAGGGCGACGAGCGCTGGCGCTCGCTGCCCACCCCGGAGGGCAACACCTTCACCTGGGACGAGGACTCCACCTACGTCCGCAAGGCGCCGTACTTCGACGGCATGCCGGAGGAGCCCACCCCCGTCACCGACATCGAGGGTGCGCGCGTCCTGCTCAAGCTCGGCGACTCGGTCACCACCGACCACATCAGCCCCGCCGGCGCGATCAAGAAGGACAGCCCGGCCGGTCGCTACCTCGCCGAGCACGGCGTCGAGCAGCGTGACTTCAACTCCTACGGCTCGCGCCGTGGCAACCACGAGGTCATGATCCGCGGCACCTTCGCCAACATCCGGCTGCGCAACCAGCTGGCCCCCGGCACCGAGGGCGGGGTGACCCGCGACTTCACCGCCGACGGCGAGGTGACCTCGGTCTTCGAGGCCTCCGAGCACTACATCGAGGCCGGCATCCCGCTGGTCGTGCTGGCGGGCAAGGAGTACGGCTCGGGCTCCTCGCGCGACTGGGCCGCCAAGGGCACCGCGCTGCTGGGCGTCAAGGCCGTCATCGCCGAGTCCTTCGAGCGCATCCACCGTTCGAACCTCATCGGCATGGGCGTCATCCCGCTGCAGTTCCCCGAGGGTGAGACCGCCGAGTCGCTGGGCCTGACCGGCGAGGAGGAGTTCACCATCACCGGCATCACCGCGCTCAACGAGGGCAAGACCCCCAAGACGCTCTCGGTGAAGGCAGGCGACGTGGAGTTCGACGCGGTCGTCCGCATCGACACCCCCGGCGAGGCGAACTACTACCGCAACGGCGGCATCATGCAGTACGTCCTGCGCTCGCTGCTGAAGGGCTGA
- a CDS encoding MTH1187 family thiamine-binding protein: MIVAFSISPTSGDETGSVSEAVAAAVRVVKESGLPYELNSMFTNVEGEWDEVMAVVKRAVDVVAEVSPRVGLVLKADIRPGWDGQLTAKVERVERLLEQG, encoded by the coding sequence ATGATCGTGGCGTTCAGCATCTCCCCGACCAGCGGCGACGAGACCGGCAGCGTGTCGGAGGCGGTGGCCGCCGCCGTGCGCGTGGTGAAGGAGTCGGGGCTGCCCTACGAGCTGAACTCGATGTTCACCAACGTCGAGGGGGAGTGGGACGAGGTAATGGCCGTGGTCAAGCGCGCCGTGGACGTCGTCGCCGAGGTCTCCCCGCGCGTCGGGCTGGTGCTGAAGGCCGACATCCGCCCCGGCTGGGACGGGCAGCTGACGGCGAAGGTCGAGCGGGTCGAGCGCCTGCTGGAGCAGGGGTGA